The following coding sequences are from one Granulicella sp. L56 window:
- a CDS encoding DUF1572 family protein — protein sequence MDNEIAANFLDFSCRRLDMVATNMKICLSKLTDQQIWSRGGPHENAVGNIVLHLCGNIRQWAIHGVGGAKDIRVRDAEFSADGGLTGAELSEMFAATVAEARNAIATLPHERLTDRTAPQPGRPEVSVLEAIYQVVAHAHEHMGQIILVTKQMIATDLDLTTPRPR from the coding sequence ATGGATAACGAGATAGCTGCAAATTTCCTTGATTTTTCCTGTCGCAGGCTGGACATGGTTGCCACCAATATGAAGATCTGTCTGAGCAAGTTGACCGATCAGCAGATCTGGTCCCGTGGCGGCCCGCATGAGAATGCAGTGGGCAACATCGTCCTGCATCTCTGCGGAAATATCCGGCAATGGGCCATCCATGGAGTCGGCGGCGCAAAGGACATTCGTGTGCGCGATGCCGAGTTCAGCGCCGACGGCGGCCTGACCGGAGCAGAGCTGTCCGAGATGTTTGCCGCAACGGTAGCCGAGGCACGCAACGCCATCGCAACCCTGCCGCACGAGCGTCTCACCGACCGCACTGCTCCGCAACCCGGACGTCCTGAAGTCAGCGTGCTCGAGGCCATCTATCAGGTCGTCGCCCATGCTCACGAGCACATGGGCCAAATCATTCTGGTGACCAAGCAGATGATCGCTACCGACCTCGATCTAACCACGCCCCGGCCCCGTTGA
- a CDS encoding carboxypeptidase-like regulatory domain-containing protein, which yields MNTRWLWITVLVVVPIASLAAAQQTCSNGVRVEGNVTDPTGAVISGALVQASGGEKATTDDSGHYLLPCVSPASAAISVRAEGFSASTAYVWKT from the coding sequence ATGAATACAAGGTGGCTCTGGATAACTGTATTGGTTGTAGTGCCGATCGCTTCTTTGGCGGCGGCCCAGCAGACGTGTTCCAATGGCGTTCGGGTCGAAGGCAACGTCACGGACCCGACCGGAGCAGTAATTTCCGGTGCGCTGGTGCAGGCAAGTGGTGGCGAGAAGGCCACGACCGATGACTCCGGCCATTATCTGCTGCCGTGCGTTTCACCAGCTTCGGCTGCGATTTCAGTACGGGCTGAAGGATTTTCCGCAAGCACGGCTTATGTCTGGAAGACATGA
- a CDS encoding LysR substrate-binding domain-containing protein: MITGVPQKPQLSVLNIADKPFYIAMPMADELSAYRDVRLEQMHKRNWMVLGKHPNPDLYDTIQSVGAERGAYPSDIYHFTSPEEASELIREHHGLALLPRSAAWRIARDGITMRPLAEPRLRLVTSLAMREDTKSRLVNEFVKAAGRKFGVIGRTAQGKLPLAM; encoded by the coding sequence GTGATAACCGGTGTCCCCCAAAAACCACAGCTTAGCGTCCTGAACATTGCGGACAAGCCCTTTTACATTGCAATGCCGATGGCGGATGAATTGTCGGCATACAGAGACGTTCGCCTGGAGCAGATGCACAAGCGAAACTGGATGGTGCTCGGGAAGCACCCAAACCCCGATCTGTACGACACCATTCAATCTGTCGGCGCGGAAAGAGGTGCATATCCATCGGACATCTACCACTTCACCAGCCCCGAAGAAGCCTCTGAACTGATCCGCGAGCATCACGGACTTGCGCTTTTGCCGCGCTCGGCGGCATGGAGAATTGCTCGTGACGGCATTACGATGAGGCCTTTGGCTGAACCCCGTCTTCGTCTCGTCACAAGTCTTGCGATGCGAGAGGATACCAAATCCCGGCTAGTGAATGAGTTCGTCAAAGCCGCCGGTAGGAAGTTCGGAGTTATCGGTCGAACGGCTCAGGGAAAACTTCCGCTCGCCATGTGA
- a CDS encoding biliverdin-producing heme oxygenase — protein MQILRQETEVDHRKVEGTVPLMHQGLNVAEYVQCLQRIYGVVVAWEERAAEIAPEWLQPAVRARRRRPLLELDLAWFGVVEKDDRRPALPEMNDLPGLFGTMYVMEGSTLGGQFIARHVETALHLSEGQGSSYFRGRGSQTGPLWKEFCEMLKLRIPDEQTDAVVASAKAMFSTFGTWMQRKSAVDGS, from the coding sequence ATGCAGATATTGAGACAGGAGACTGAAGTCGACCATCGCAAGGTGGAGGGTACCGTTCCGCTGATGCATCAAGGGCTCAACGTAGCAGAGTATGTTCAGTGTCTCCAACGTATATACGGAGTAGTCGTCGCCTGGGAAGAGCGAGCTGCTGAGATTGCCCCTGAATGGCTCCAGCCGGCAGTCCGCGCCCGACGGAGACGTCCTCTCCTAGAACTAGACCTGGCATGGTTCGGGGTAGTTGAAAAAGATGACCGGCGTCCTGCGCTACCGGAGATGAATGATCTCCCTGGGCTTTTCGGGACCATGTATGTCATGGAAGGATCGACCCTGGGCGGACAATTCATTGCTCGCCACGTCGAAACAGCACTTCATCTCAGCGAAGGTCAGGGAAGTTCGTATTTTCGCGGTCGCGGCAGTCAGACCGGGCCATTGTGGAAGGAGTTCTGTGAAATGTTGAAGCTGCGAATTCCAGATGAACAAACAGACGCCGTGGTGGCCTCTGCCAAAGCAATGTTTAGTACTTTCGGAACATGGATGCAGAGGAAATCGGCCGTGGATGGAAGTTAG
- the nth gene encoding endonuclease III, whose protein sequence is MMARTKVTAGVKPVQQSPVGKKARAIAATEPVSAKKKAGKTANPLAPARVAAILDVLEKTYPGVVCALIHRNAWELTVATILSAQCTDVRVNLVTPALFKAFPTPKAMAAASLHELEELIRTTGFFRNKAKSIKGAAKVVVEEFGGKVPQTMEELLRLPGVARKTANVVLGSWFNIAVGVVVDTHVMRLTYRLELTKETAPEKVERDMMKIIPQDHWIAFSHELIHHGRQICIARKPRCVDCTLEKLCNSSDKTWTSR, encoded by the coding sequence ATGATGGCTCGTACCAAGGTAACGGCAGGGGTCAAGCCGGTGCAGCAGTCGCCTGTGGGGAAGAAGGCGCGGGCGATTGCTGCTACCGAGCCCGTCTCTGCGAAGAAGAAGGCTGGCAAGACGGCGAATCCGCTTGCCCCGGCACGGGTGGCGGCAATTCTCGATGTGCTGGAGAAGACTTATCCCGGCGTGGTCTGCGCGCTGATCCATCGCAATGCATGGGAGCTGACTGTTGCCACGATTCTTTCGGCTCAGTGTACGGACGTTCGGGTGAATCTGGTTACGCCTGCGCTGTTCAAGGCGTTTCCTACTCCCAAAGCGATGGCTGCTGCCTCGCTGCATGAGCTTGAAGAGCTGATTCGCACCACTGGTTTCTTTCGCAATAAGGCGAAGTCGATTAAGGGTGCAGCCAAGGTCGTGGTCGAGGAGTTTGGCGGCAAGGTTCCTCAGACGATGGAAGAGCTGCTGCGGCTGCCGGGTGTGGCTCGCAAGACGGCGAACGTTGTGCTCGGGTCATGGTTTAATATTGCCGTGGGAGTTGTTGTCGATACGCATGTTATGCGGCTTACATATCGGCTTGAATTGACGAAGGAGACCGCTCCTGAGAAAGTCGAGCGGGACATGATGAAGATCATTCCGCAGGACCACTGGATCGCCTTCTCGCATGAGCTGATTCATCATGGGCGGCAGATTTGTATTGCGCGTAAGCCGCGATGTGTGGACTGTACGCTCGAAAAACTCTGCAACTCCTCCGATAAGACCTGGACCTCGCGCTAG
- a CDS encoding DedA family protein, which yields MSEKIIALLVGAIASGGYLSVIVLMAIQSACIPIPSEVIMPLAGYALAHTQLQLIILATVASLASNLGSIPAYWVGARGGRPMVERYGSYLLLSRRDLDLVDHFFARYGSITVLIGRMLPIVRTFIAFPAGVAKMNQLRFHIYTFIGSWPWCYVLAYVGMKLGAQFNTNPRFKEIFHRFHLGVEAVIVIAFIWFVISHWKNRIRTEAA from the coding sequence ATGTCAGAAAAAATCATTGCCCTCCTCGTCGGCGCCATCGCCAGTGGTGGCTACCTGAGCGTCATCGTGCTCATGGCCATCCAGTCCGCCTGCATCCCCATTCCGTCTGAAGTCATCATGCCGCTGGCTGGCTACGCTCTGGCCCACACCCAGCTCCAGCTCATCATCCTGGCGACCGTCGCCTCGCTGGCCTCGAACCTCGGCTCCATCCCCGCCTACTGGGTGGGCGCGCGCGGAGGCCGTCCCATGGTCGAGCGATACGGCAGCTATCTTCTCCTCAGCCGCCGCGACCTCGACCTCGTCGACCACTTCTTCGCGCGCTACGGCTCCATCACCGTTCTCATCGGCAGAATGCTTCCCATCGTACGCACCTTCATCGCCTTTCCGGCGGGCGTCGCGAAGATGAACCAGCTCCGTTTCCACATCTACACCTTCATCGGCTCATGGCCGTGGTGCTACGTGCTCGCCTACGTCGGCATGAAGCTCGGAGCGCAGTTCAACACCAACCCGCGCTTCAAAGAGATCTTCCACCGCTTCCACCTCGGCGTCGAGGCCGTCATCGTCATCGCATTTATCTGGTTCGTCATCTCGCACTGGAAGAACCGCATCCGCACCGAAGCGGCATAA
- a CDS encoding inositol-3-phosphate synthase: MSTPEAATPSAASIKPATGKLGVMVPGMGAVATTLIAGVEAVRRGLAKPIGSTTQMSTIRLGKRNEGRTPLIKDFAPIAQLDDLVFTGWDIFGGNLYDAAKTAQVLDRDQLEQIRPYLESIEPMPAAFDQHYVKRLEGKKIKTGKNKCDLANQIRNDIAEFKTKTDRQVMIWTGSTEIFIKPSAVHQTLEAFEKGLVEDDPNISPSMLYAWAALKEGIPFANGAPNLTVDIPALQELSKKMNAPICGKDFKTGQTFIKTVLAPAFKVRNIGVSGWYSTNILGNRDGEVLDDPESFKTKEESKLGVLDYIFQPELHPDLYKDLYHKVRINYYPPRGDNKEGWDNIDIFGWLGYPMQLKVDFLCRDSILAAPLALDLILFMDLAARTPSLRGLGIQEWLSFYFKAPQHAEGLYPEHDLFIQHTKLKNTLRHIMGEDLITHLGLEYYDQ; encoded by the coding sequence ATGTCTACTCCCGAAGCCGCCACACCCAGCGCGGCCAGCATCAAGCCTGCAACAGGAAAATTGGGCGTCATGGTTCCCGGTATGGGAGCTGTCGCCACCACCCTTATCGCCGGCGTAGAAGCCGTTCGCCGTGGACTGGCCAAGCCCATCGGCTCCACCACGCAGATGAGCACCATCCGCCTCGGCAAGCGCAACGAAGGCCGCACCCCGCTCATCAAAGACTTCGCTCCCATCGCGCAGCTCGATGATCTCGTCTTCACCGGATGGGACATCTTCGGCGGCAACCTCTACGACGCAGCCAAGACCGCGCAGGTGCTCGATCGCGACCAGCTCGAACAGATTCGCCCTTACCTCGAATCCATCGAGCCGATGCCTGCTGCCTTCGACCAGCACTACGTCAAGCGCCTTGAAGGCAAGAAGATCAAGACCGGCAAGAACAAGTGCGACCTCGCCAACCAGATTCGCAACGACATCGCCGAGTTCAAGACCAAGACCGACCGGCAGGTGATGATCTGGACCGGCTCAACCGAAATCTTTATCAAGCCCAGCGCCGTTCACCAGACGCTCGAAGCCTTCGAGAAGGGTCTCGTCGAGGACGATCCGAACATCTCGCCCTCGATGCTCTACGCCTGGGCCGCCCTCAAAGAGGGCATTCCCTTCGCCAACGGTGCGCCGAATTTGACCGTCGATATTCCTGCGTTGCAGGAGCTTTCGAAGAAGATGAACGCTCCCATCTGCGGCAAGGACTTCAAGACCGGCCAGACCTTCATCAAGACCGTCCTCGCCCCGGCCTTCAAGGTTCGCAACATCGGTGTCAGCGGCTGGTATTCCACCAACATTCTGGGCAACCGCGACGGCGAAGTGCTCGACGATCCTGAGTCGTTCAAGACCAAGGAAGAGTCGAAGCTGGGCGTGTTGGACTACATCTTCCAGCCGGAGTTGCACCCCGATCTTTACAAGGACCTTTATCACAAAGTTCGCATTAACTATTACCCGCCGCGTGGTGATAATAAAGAGGGTTGGGACAACATCGATATCTTTGGCTGGCTCGGCTATCCGATGCAGCTCAAGGTGGATTTTCTCTGTCGCGACTCCATCCTCGCCGCTCCTTTGGCGCTCGATCTGATCCTCTTCATGGACCTTGCGGCACGGACGCCAAGCCTGCGTGGGCTGGGCATTCAGGAGTGGTTGAGCTTCTACTTCAAGGCACCGCAACATGCGGAAGGACTGTACCCAGAGCACGATCTTTTCATCCAGCACACCAAGCTGAAGAACACGCTTCGGCACATCATGGGCGAAGACCTCATCACTCATCTGGGGCTTGAATATTACGACCAGTAA
- a CDS encoding Arm DNA-binding domain-containing protein, which produces MMALTIREIENAKPAGKPYKMTDGGGLCLLIPPSGTKLWRWRYYFEGKEKMMAFGEYPLVSLKDARELHFAARKTLAAGVDPMAERKAEAQAKQKEIGDPQREAESSFEKIARKWWAWWSVDKSPRHADTVQAHWILP; this is translated from the coding sequence ATGATGGCACTCACGATCCGGGAGATTGAGAACGCGAAGCCTGCTGGCAAACCGTACAAAATGACCGATGGCGGCGGCCTTTGCTTGCTGATTCCTCCATCCGGTACGAAGCTATGGCGCTGGCGCTACTACTTCGAGGGCAAAGAAAAGATGATGGCGTTTGGCGAATACCCACTCGTCTCGCTTAAAGACGCCCGCGAGCTGCATTTCGCCGCTCGAAAGACATTGGCTGCTGGCGTCGATCCCATGGCGGAGCGCAAGGCGGAGGCTCAGGCCAAGCAAAAAGAAATCGGCGACCCGCAGCGGGAAGCTGAAAGCAGCTTTGAGAAGATTGCCCGTAAATGGTGGGCATGGTGGTCTGTTGATAAGTCTCCGCGCCATGCCGACACGGTACAGGCACATTGGATCTTGCCGTGA
- a CDS encoding helix-turn-helix transcriptional regulator → MTKKKPETRVSRKGRTTHHQVLYDRLIEKLISAREEAGLTQREVSARMERAHSFLSKCETGERSIEVFELIQLAQIYAKPPQYFLDPD, encoded by the coding sequence GTGACGAAGAAGAAGCCTGAGACACGAGTCTCCCGCAAGGGGAGGACAACGCATCATCAGGTTCTTTACGACAGACTTATCGAAAAGCTGATCTCGGCCCGCGAAGAAGCGGGCCTAACGCAGCGGGAAGTCTCTGCACGCATGGAAAGGGCGCATTCGTTTCTCTCGAAATGCGAGACGGGCGAGCGCAGCATCGAAGTCTTTGAACTCATTCAACTTGCTCAGATATATGCGAAGCCTCCGCAATACTTTCTGGACCCTGATTAA
- a CDS encoding chlorite dismutase family protein: MAETIAPKQEAQESQTSVVKPSSAATGRPASSYGAAPHDPSKPPVKRQIVAFSFYKVMPEWRRLPKEEKAKHKAEFAAVLARWNRLGEFLSLTYSTVGTRGDVDMCVWSIGYAVDEMNQMRSELMGTALGGYLDSPHNFLAMTKRSQYQIDRVDESEGESRGAIRPGGQKYIFIYPFWKTRPWYLLSLEERKRLMDEHIRIGLSYPRVKLNTTYSFGIDDQEFVVAFETNFPEDFVDLVQQLRETEISLYTLKDTPIFSCVRVPAEEMLNRLG, translated from the coding sequence ATGGCAGAGACAATTGCACCGAAACAGGAAGCACAAGAGTCGCAGACGAGCGTAGTAAAACCGTCTTCGGCTGCGACGGGACGCCCGGCAAGCAGCTATGGCGCGGCACCGCATGATCCTTCGAAACCGCCGGTGAAGCGGCAGATCGTGGCCTTCAGCTTCTATAAAGTAATGCCCGAGTGGCGTCGGCTGCCCAAGGAAGAGAAAGCGAAGCACAAGGCCGAGTTTGCCGCCGTTCTGGCGCGGTGGAACAGGCTGGGCGAGTTTCTTTCGCTGACCTATTCGACTGTGGGAACGCGCGGCGATGTGGATATGTGTGTGTGGTCGATTGGTTATGCCGTCGATGAGATGAACCAGATGCGCAGCGAGCTGATGGGAACGGCGCTGGGCGGATATCTCGATTCGCCGCACAATTTTCTGGCGATGACCAAGCGCTCGCAGTACCAGATCGACCGCGTTGATGAGAGCGAAGGCGAGAGCCGTGGCGCGATTCGTCCCGGCGGGCAGAAGTACATCTTCATCTATCCGTTCTGGAAGACGCGGCCCTGGTATCTGCTGTCGCTTGAAGAGCGCAAGCGGCTGATGGATGAGCATATTCGCATCGGGTTGAGCTATCCACGGGTGAAGCTGAATACGACGTACTCGTTCGGCATCGACGATCAGGAGTTCGTGGTGGCGTTTGAGACGAACTTCCCCGAGGACTTCGTGGACCTTGTACAGCAGTTGCGCGAAACCGAGATCAGTCTCTATACGCTGAAGGACACTCCGATCTTCAGTTGCGTTCGGGTGCCTGCGGAAGAGATGTTGAACCGGTTGGGATAG
- a CDS encoding 3-deoxy-7-phosphoheptulonate synthase, with product MTYPTNNLRIKSSRVVLPPIFLEEELPVTDNASRTVFEARRQIVDILNGADDRLIVVVGPCSIHDPIAAREYAELLKAAIAELSGELMLVMRVYFEKPRTTLGWKGLINDPYFDESFRISDGLRIARRLLLDLAEMGVPAGTEFLDMISPQYMSDLVSWGAIGARTTESQVHRQLASGLSCPVGFKNGTSGNVQIAIEAILSASNPHTFLGTTETGQSAILLTSGNPDCHVILRGGRQITNYDAESVASTAAQMEKAGVKPRIMIDFSHANSGKDHRKQAQVSHSVSEQIATGAHRHIQGVMIESNLVAGSQSLINGKTLVYGQSITDACIDWPETQTLLRELARAVCKRRTDPAIAKP from the coding sequence ATGACATATCCCACAAATAACCTCAGGATCAAATCCAGCAGAGTTGTTCTTCCTCCCATCTTCCTCGAAGAGGAATTGCCCGTGACCGATAACGCCTCGCGCACTGTCTTTGAGGCGCGTCGCCAAATCGTGGACATCCTCAACGGGGCGGATGACCGCCTCATCGTTGTCGTCGGCCCTTGCTCCATTCACGATCCAATCGCTGCCCGCGAGTATGCGGAATTGCTGAAGGCCGCTATTGCAGAGCTCTCCGGCGAACTCATGCTGGTGATGCGTGTCTACTTCGAAAAGCCGCGCACCACTTTGGGCTGGAAGGGCCTGATCAACGATCCTTACTTCGATGAATCGTTCCGCATTAGCGACGGTCTGCGTATCGCCCGCCGCCTTCTCCTCGATCTGGCAGAGATGGGAGTACCGGCTGGCACCGAGTTCCTCGACATGATCTCGCCGCAGTACATGTCCGATCTCGTTAGCTGGGGAGCCATCGGCGCACGGACAACAGAGAGCCAGGTGCATCGCCAGCTCGCCTCCGGACTCTCCTGCCCGGTCGGCTTCAAGAACGGCACCTCAGGCAATGTACAGATCGCGATTGAGGCCATTCTTTCGGCAAGCAACCCTCATACTTTTCTGGGAACAACTGAAACGGGCCAATCCGCGATCCTTCTGACCTCCGGCAATCCGGACTGCCATGTCATCCTGCGCGGTGGACGTCAGATCACCAACTACGACGCTGAATCGGTCGCGTCGACAGCAGCGCAGATGGAAAAGGCGGGCGTCAAGCCGCGCATCATGATCGACTTCAGCCACGCCAACAGTGGCAAAGACCATCGCAAGCAGGCTCAGGTGTCCCATTCCGTCTCGGAGCAGATTGCGACCGGCGCGCATCGTCACATTCAAGGCGTCATGATCGAAAGCAATCTCGTCGCCGGATCGCAGTCTCTCATCAACGGCAAGACGCTTGTCTATGGACAAAGCATTACCGATGCCTGCATCGACTGGCCCGAGACCCAAACGCTCCTGCGCGAACTTGCCAGAGCCGTCTGCAAGCGGCGAACCGATCCTGCTATCGCAAAACCCTAG
- a CDS encoding uroporphyrinogen-III synthase, producing MLALQNKRILVTRTRQQASDLAARLEALGATPILIPTIEIVPPQSYALLDSALAQIETYDWLLFTSANAVEVFHQRLPKNLGAPRPDSGTWVSGSHRSPKIAAIGPATARAVQGIGLPVDFIPPKYVAESLAEALAPEAHGKRFLLIRAAEARDILPEALTTAGATVTIAEAYRNQIPPESIPALRQLFATPASYPDAITFTSASTARNFVSLLEAADLSLPSQIALASIGPITSQALSDLGLEPSIEAPAATIDALIQSLLAYFTPSDQLR from the coding sequence ATGCTTGCCCTGCAAAATAAACGCATCCTCGTCACCCGCACCCGCCAACAGGCCTCCGATCTTGCCGCCCGGCTTGAGGCCCTTGGCGCGACCCCTATCCTTATCCCTACCATCGAGATCGTCCCCCCTCAAAGCTATGCCCTCCTCGACTCCGCCCTCGCCCAGATAGAAACCTACGACTGGCTGCTCTTCACCAGCGCCAACGCCGTAGAAGTCTTCCACCAGCGCCTGCCAAAGAATCTGGGTGCCCCACGTCCCGATTCTGGGACGTGGGTTTCCGGAAGCCATCGATCTCCAAAGATTGCCGCCATAGGCCCAGCCACCGCACGAGCAGTGCAGGGAATCGGTCTCCCCGTCGACTTCATCCCGCCAAAATACGTCGCCGAATCGCTGGCCGAAGCCCTCGCTCCCGAAGCCCATGGCAAGCGCTTCCTCCTCATCCGCGCAGCCGAAGCCCGCGACATCCTCCCCGAAGCACTCACCACCGCCGGAGCCACCGTCACCATCGCCGAGGCCTACCGCAACCAGATCCCACCCGAGTCCATCCCCGCGCTCCGGCAACTCTTCGCCACGCCAGCCAGCTATCCAGACGCCATCACCTTCACCAGCGCCTCCACCGCTCGCAACTTCGTCTCCCTGCTCGAAGCCGCCGATCTCAGCCTCCCCTCTCAAATCGCGCTCGCTTCCATAGGCCCCATTACCTCCCAAGCTCTCAGCGACCTCGGCCTCGAACCCTCCATCGAAGCACCCGCCGCAACCATTGACGCCCTGATCCAGTCGCTGCTCGCCTATTTCACCCCGTCAGACCAACTCCGCTGA
- a CDS encoding carbohydrate kinase family protein translates to MTNLSKVDLVGVGLNATDTVIALANYPVQGSKVEFSTADVLPGGQVASTVVACQQWGMSTRYIGSLGDDSAAMLHRNAFAEAGVETQIISVPNCASRQSVILVDGGGDRTVLWRKDERLDLKPGNLDREWIVNARALHVDGYDTATATVATGWAREAGIPVIADLDELYPGVEQLMENVDYLIVNKEFPCRLMKESDLETALRRMHRRYNCKLAAATLGEDGVLAWDGKQLHYTPAYRVPVADTTGAGDTFRAGFIYGLHQGWPLDRQLDFACAAGALNCMAVGARGGVRTVETVEKLMATGTHYPAANYVPTVIEEGTR, encoded by the coding sequence ATGACGAATTTGTCGAAGGTTGACCTTGTTGGCGTAGGACTGAACGCCACCGATACGGTTATCGCGCTTGCAAACTATCCGGTGCAGGGCTCGAAGGTGGAGTTCAGTACAGCGGATGTGCTGCCGGGTGGGCAGGTTGCAAGCACGGTGGTTGCCTGCCAGCAATGGGGCATGAGCACGCGATATATCGGCAGCCTGGGCGACGACAGCGCCGCGATGCTCCATCGCAATGCCTTCGCCGAGGCAGGCGTGGAGACGCAGATCATTTCGGTTCCGAATTGCGCCAGCCGGCAGTCGGTGATCCTGGTGGACGGAGGCGGCGACCGCACCGTGCTTTGGCGAAAGGACGAGCGGCTCGACCTGAAACCCGGCAACCTCGATCGCGAATGGATTGTGAATGCACGCGCGCTGCATGTGGACGGCTACGATACGGCCACCGCGACCGTTGCGACGGGATGGGCCCGCGAAGCTGGGATCCCTGTCATCGCCGATCTGGACGAGCTTTATCCAGGCGTGGAGCAGTTGATGGAGAATGTCGATTATTTGATCGTGAACAAGGAGTTCCCGTGCCGCCTGATGAAGGAGTCTGACCTGGAGACGGCACTGCGCAGAATGCATCGCCGCTACAACTGCAAGCTGGCGGCGGCCACGTTGGGAGAGGACGGCGTGCTGGCCTGGGATGGCAAGCAGCTTCACTATACCCCTGCCTATCGGGTACCGGTGGCCGATACGACCGGGGCGGGAGATACGTTCCGCGCAGGCTTCATCTATGGACTACATCAGGGCTGGCCGCTGGACCGGCAACTCGACTTTGCCTGCGCCGCGGGCGCGTTGAACTGCATGGCGGTCGGTGCTCGAGGCGGCGTTCGAACAGTCGAGACGGTTGAGAAGCTGATGGCAACCGGCACCCACTACCCTGCGGCGAACTATGTTCCCACAGTGATTGAAGAAGGAACCAGATAG
- a CDS encoding VWA domain-containing protein, with product MSFRANCLCLPCTVLAFAAALAFAMPTPAIQAQSAPSAQTPPAQQTKPDQNTDEGGPQTDNGPLVIRKKPEDTEPPPPAPAEPTVKNPDNETFSLRVDVPIVNLNVNVILDKTHQFVPGLKAGNFLVLEDGVPQTITSVRMTQTPITAVMLLEFAANSYYLINDMQNASYSFFRTLRPDDYVAVVTYDLRTHILTDFTNNKDLVAQALQSLTIPGFSDTDMFDALYETLDRLSRIEGRKYVILIGSGRDTFSKLTLDKILAKVKATPNVTIFSIGTGALINEMRGGRGGMSDLNYLQAQNQLKTFAAMTGGLSFSPVFQGELPDIFSQINNSIRNQYVLTYRPTNMKNDGSYRKIQVLLVDNEGHPLRMQDEKGKSLKYSIITRDGYKAKLPVE from the coding sequence ATGAGCTTTCGCGCGAACTGCCTCTGCCTTCCATGCACTGTCCTAGCTTTTGCGGCGGCGCTTGCATTTGCGATGCCGACTCCGGCGATACAGGCGCAGAGCGCTCCGTCCGCGCAGACGCCCCCTGCACAACAGACCAAGCCCGATCAGAATACAGACGAAGGTGGACCGCAGACCGACAACGGTCCGCTTGTCATCCGTAAAAAGCCGGAGGACACGGAGCCTCCGCCGCCTGCACCCGCCGAGCCTACGGTCAAAAATCCTGATAACGAGACCTTCTCACTGCGCGTCGATGTGCCGATCGTCAACCTGAACGTCAACGTCATCCTCGATAAGACGCACCAGTTTGTCCCCGGCTTGAAGGCTGGCAACTTTCTTGTGCTCGAAGATGGCGTTCCGCAGACGATCACCAGTGTTCGCATGACGCAGACGCCGATTACCGCAGTGATGCTGCTGGAGTTCGCGGCCAACAGCTATTACCTCATCAACGACATGCAGAATGCGTCGTACAGCTTCTTTCGCACGCTACGTCCTGATGACTATGTCGCCGTGGTGACCTATGATCTGCGCACCCACATCCTCACTGACTTTACGAACAACAAGGACCTGGTTGCACAGGCATTGCAATCGCTGACGATTCCGGGCTTCTCGGATACCGACATGTTCGACGCGCTGTACGAGACGCTTGATCGGCTCAGTCGAATCGAAGGACGCAAGTACGTCATCCTGATCGGCAGCGGGCGCGATACCTTCTCCAAGCTGACGCTGGATAAGATTTTGGCCAAGGTCAAGGCCACGCCGAATGTCACTATCTTTTCGATCGGCACCGGGGCGCTCATCAACGAAATGCGCGGCGGCCGCGGAGGCATGAGCGATCTGAATTATCTCCAGGCGCAGAACCAGCTCAAGACCTTCGCCGCCATGACCGGGGGGTTGAGCTTCAGTCCAGTTTTTCAAGGCGAACTTCCTGATATCTTTTCGCAGATCAATAACTCGATCCGCAACCAGTACGTTCTGACCTATCGGCCTACGAATATGAAGAACGATGGCTCCTATCGCAAGATTCAGGTGCTGCTTGTGGACAACGAAGGGCACCCCCTGCGGATGCAGGACGAAAAGGGCAAATCGCTGAAGTACTCGATCATCACCCGCGATGGGTACAAGGCCAAGCTGCCAGTGGAATAG